A region of Acidisarcina sp. DNA encodes the following proteins:
- a CDS encoding M20/M25/M40 family metallo-hydrolase, which yields MNFDPIQLTRQLIDIDSTTYHEGPVAAFLAQFLTAQGYAVETTPVPQPADSKDTAERANLYAGRAGETPDLVFSTHLDTVPPFFGSREDADFIYGRGACDAKGIIAAQIGALERLTKAGFKVGLLLVAGEERDSAGAKVANLSPKGSRFLINGEPTDNRLALASKGALRVVLRTSGKMAHSAYPELGDNAINKMIVALGRVLQLELPATEDVGSSTLNIGVIEGGHAPNIVPDSAEAQLLVRLVGDSASTRKAIEDTVRGLAEVDFTLELPFVRMRRIDGVPTMVAAFTTDIPALSNWGEPLLLGPGSIHVAHTPGERLAKKELLQAIDIYTEVARRLLQ from the coding sequence CTCGACGACCTACCATGAAGGTCCTGTGGCAGCGTTTCTGGCGCAGTTTTTGACGGCGCAGGGCTATGCCGTGGAGACAACCCCGGTTCCCCAGCCGGCGGATAGCAAGGATACCGCGGAGCGAGCGAATCTCTACGCGGGCCGCGCCGGCGAAACTCCCGACCTGGTGTTTTCCACCCATCTGGACACGGTGCCTCCCTTTTTCGGCAGCCGCGAGGATGCGGATTTCATCTATGGACGGGGCGCCTGCGACGCTAAGGGAATCATCGCCGCGCAGATCGGCGCGCTGGAGCGGCTGACGAAGGCGGGCTTCAAGGTGGGCCTGCTGCTGGTTGCCGGTGAGGAGCGCGATTCGGCGGGAGCGAAGGTCGCGAATCTTTCGCCCAAAGGGAGCCGCTTTCTGATCAACGGTGAGCCGACCGACAACCGGCTTGCCCTGGCCTCCAAGGGTGCTCTGCGCGTGGTTCTCCGCACCTCGGGAAAGATGGCGCATTCTGCTTATCCTGAGCTGGGCGACAACGCGATCAACAAGATGATCGTGGCGCTGGGACGCGTGCTCCAGTTAGAGCTGCCGGCAACCGAAGACGTGGGCAGCAGCACGCTGAATATCGGTGTGATCGAGGGTGGTCACGCACCGAACATTGTTCCGGATTCCGCCGAGGCTCAACTGCTGGTGCGTCTGGTGGGAGACTCCGCATCGACGCGCAAGGCCATTGAGGATACGGTTCGGGGATTGGCGGAGGTCGATTTCACGCTGGAGCTTCCCTTCGTGCGCATGCGCAGGATTGATGGCGTGCCAACCATGGTGGCTGCTTTTACCACGGATATCCCTGCTCTTTCGAACTGGGGAGAGCCTCTGCTGCTCGGGCCAGGATCGATCCATGTGGCGCACACCCCTGGGGAGCGGCTGGCAAAGAAAGAACTGCTGCAAGCCATCGACATTTATACCGAGGTGGCCCGGCGGCTTCTGCAATGA